Sequence from the Gracilinanus agilis isolate LMUSP501 chromosome 6, AgileGrace, whole genome shotgun sequence genome:
tttgttatgaagatttttttcccagtttgttgttttccttctgattttgtaccaagataaattcagaatgggtgaaagacttgaatacaaagaaggaaactgtaagtaaattaggtgaacacaaaatagtatacttgtcagatctctgggaaaggaaagattttaaaaccaagcaagagttagaaaaaattacaaaatgtaaaataaataattttgattatattaaattaaaaaggttttgtacaaacaaaaacaatgcaaccaaaatcagaagagaaacaacaaactagacTTTTTCCTTGGAAAAGTGGGAAAAACAAAGTCTAGGGGCTTCACTCCAAATGAAGAAAGGTCAATGACCAAACTTGATTCTTGCTTAGAAGGAATCATTGCATTCCCATCTGCCAGGAGTAACTTGGGCCAGACTCATTTgaacatcattttcttttcaaatttaaatttaaagttaagGGTTAAAGTAAAGTTTTAGTAAATCTTtcctcttgtgtgtgtgtgtgtgtgtgtgtgtgtgtgtgtgtgtgtgtgtgtgtgtgtgtaggtctCACATTTATCAGCAGAAACTGGGGCTGCTTGGAACTTTGGCCAGAGTTCTCAGCAGCTTCCCACGGTCTCTGATGGCCTGGAAGATAAACATACTTCTGGGAGAGTAATGCCTTCTCTCACGGAATGTGTCATCTTCATGACTATTGATTAAATGTGGAGACATGTTTTGCCTGGCTGCTTCTAGGGGCTCAGGATCTCAGCTGGgtttccagaccctgatgctgACTACACGGCAAAATGCCATCTTTGTTTTGAGGTCAATAAAACCCCTTTCTGGAAAGTGGACTTGGGAGTCTCACCCAAGGAAAAGGACACTTTTGCCTGGGACTTTACTGAGTGGGACCTTGAATGCCGAGCCCCGGGGGCCCCCCTCAGCTGGAATATTCTGTAGTTGGTGTTTCCCCCATTCAGTGATGcatctttctatctctcattattgctggtggaattatatttatttatgcttCTGTTGTAAGCTAAATTGCTAGATCTTTGCATAATagcaataaacctatttctttttgcctttttacttaaaaattgtGTGGAGAAGCATGTCTTATTGTAGGAGCAAATCTCCAATCAAAAACAGTTAAGgcatgcagctgcatacagaaCATCTTAATGTGACAGCCACCAGGAAGAACTTGTAAGGGGAAGGGACCCAAGGAAGAGCTAAATGGTGACTCTTCTAGAATGTTCATCCTAACATATTATGATCTTTTCCATGTTCAAGATGGCTATAAATGTTCCTAAATGTGTTTTGGGGCAGAGCCAAGTTGTAAGGCTGGGAGGACTATGGCAGGGTGGACCCCTGCTTCTCAAAACTACAAATAGCTTGAATATACATAACATTAAATTGTTTTTGATGAGGCTAAATACCCGAGtacattattattaatagcatacacatacacacatgcacacacatatatactcatatatgtacacatatacacacatgtctTTGAGTACACATATACCGGCATACCCCCCCTTTtggcacaaaataaatacaaaatgaagcTCAGGAGGTCAGAGCtcctaaatatttctctttattataCTTATTTACGTCCATATTCTTTAGCCTAAGTCTCCAAGAATACAAACTTATTTGCCAACTAACCCAGAATGGGAGTCCTGTGTCTGGATCTCTAAGTTTAGGGGACCAGGACCCCTCAGTTACCCTTCCATAGAAATGCAAAGTTGGTGATAAGCAAGTTATTCCAGAGGCATTTTAGCCATTTACATAGAATTTTATATATCTACATTAACATGGTTTATCTCTCTAATGCAAATGGTTTCCTAAGTAAAAGCAAATGTACATGCACACAATGAATTCACTGATGCAATGGCTAACAAGGGACTATACATCTACCTTAATGATTATGCTTCTAGGCAAGAAAAAAGACTCATTTCTCTAACTCTGAGGGATCCATCAGTTTAGCAGAAAAGTGAAGAGATTCCTGTAAGAAAGTATAAAATCAAGTCTTTGTTAGGAGTTTCTCACCCATGTGGAAGTTCTTTCTGAGGAGACGAGGTATGAGTGAAGCTTCCCAAAGAGCACTCttagaaggaagagagatggCTTGACAAttaataagtgaaaaaaaaagtctggcaTACATATTGgttttcccaaatatttcattATGTTAATCAATCAGAAGGATCCAAGCAGAGGAATAAGCAATAGTAACAACATATGCTTTTTCACTGCTCTGAAAAGGAATAACTAAGAGTTACTAATGGAGTCCTCCCAGACCTTACTTCAAAGAAGCCTCTTGGAGCCCTGTTCAATGTTCTAGTCCTCTAGGAATCAGTAAACTGAGACACTAGCACCTGGTGCATTTAGGATGGGAGAGGTAGAGTTCTTGGGAGATAAGCTTGAAAGATCTATTGCTAGCAGCTGtgaaaacacacaaaaaacaatcaaggaaaagtccaatttttattttcttcactcaATGCACCTTTTGATCTCCTCCATAATCTTGAATATATGCTCTTTCAGGCCTCCACATTGCCTTTCAGGTTTGAACATAAAAGTAGAGGTGTGCCTTCCACATCCAGGGGTTAGGACTATGGTGTCCCCTTGATCTGGATTATTAGCATAtttcttttggttctcctttcataccagagaagagagttgcattgtttttccttttctttcacgggctgtttacagtaccttattgtaaaatcgGGGCTAATTATTTGGCCACAGACTGAAgtctctaaactttttctgtgtcatctgctggccttaaCATGTCTTCTGCACCTTCTGTGAAACTtccaaaattccatttaatttcacATGTTGATccatgatatattgaaaccatgaTGAGGGAAGATTGTGATGGGAGAAGGGATATCTGTATATCCAACAAGTCCACTGGGACACAGGCCTTGACATGTTTGAGGAAATGTGAAAACAGAGATGAGAGCAGGCCTGCTCTTCCTTTCCTTACATTTCAGAGTTAAGCGTAGGCAGAAACTTCTTCGATTGTCCTAATGTTAAGAGATATGGACTTGGTTTGAATCTCTGATGTGCCAAATCCTCTTtgtatggccttggacaagtcacttccattCTTTTGCATCTCCCATTTTATATATCCTTATTTGCTATATGACTGAGCAAGTTCTTCCCTTaacttttctaagcctcagtttcctcctctgcaatgCAGAAAACAAAAGCACCTAAGTCCTCTAGGGTGTTTTACAGATAAAATGGGATAACCCAAGTAATGACCTTTGTGAAATTTAAAGGGAtatataaatcctagctattGATATCAATTACTAATATCATTGattccatattataaatattattcctaTAAGAATCAATAACATTTCAACCTTCTGTTGAAATCATTTGCAGCTTGCCCAGGCTTCTGCTCCATAGGCAAGAGGATGGTATCCAGAGTCCTGGATCTCTGGATACTTTACTACAGTCCAGGACACTGgggattaaaaagagagaaaaacaaacaaacaaacaaacaaacaaacacttctgccctcaaggagcaagTATCCTCCAGGGAGATAAAGTATGAAAACAGATAAATACATGCCTCCATTTCACTTACCCAACTGCTGACATTccctgcatgaccctggacaagtcactaacttCAATCTGACTTCTAATTAACTAACTTCACTAACAAGTCACTTCCTTAGGACTCCACGTCCTACATCAACATGTAAACAAGGTACGTAGAGAGGGGATTGGGCCAGCTGGTCTCTCAAGTCCTGGCCAGCTATAGAGCTATGATCCTGTCTTCCTCCTGCCCTTTCCAGACTCTCTTGTTTAATCAAAATCACTTATCATTGTCACATGAGATGCCACATCCCCCACTCCCCTGTTTTGTACTGGTGACCTCCCATTCTCGGAATTCATTTCCTCATCACTCCCACACATCATACACCAGTCCTCATATCTCTGACTTTGCCCTGGCTCTTCCCTATGTGTTGAATGTACTTCCTCCTCAACTTCCCCTCTTgaaattcctagtttccttcaagattcatctAGGCACCAGCTTCTATAAGACCTTGCCTGATCCCACCAGCTGCTGATGCCTTTCCTTCCCAAATTAGCATTTATCTATATTGCATCTGTtttgtatctacatatatatgaatataaatgtcTGCCCGACCTAATaaaatagaagctccttgaaggcaaggctTGCTTGCTTTTTCCCTCTGGATCCCGAGTGTcagcatagtatctggcatatagtagacactgaATAAGCTCATTGATGGGCTGAATAAGGAAGAAAGTTCTATTTGCTTTTCTTGTGAGGAAAAGGCTCTGATTAGGGTTAAACCGAAGAAAAGAATCCTCAGAAACAGGGTCCCTCCTTTCGGAGTCTTCGCAGCGGATCCCTCAGGCTCATGATGGCATATCCAACGTGGTATCTGTTCTGGATGAAGTCGCTCTGTCTTCGGTCAGGTCGCTGTCATCTCTTAGGGCTCTTTGGAGAACCACCCTGAGGGGCTCCTTCAGTCTCTGATGTTTGAGGCTCCCAATGAAGAAGTAAATGAGGGGGTTGGCACTGCTGTTCACACAAGACAGGAAGTAGGAGATCTCATGGAAAGTGTGGTTGTACAGCGCTCTCCAATTGAAAACAGAGTGATTGATGCCATGAGGGACAGCacagaggagaaacacagagaccGTCAGCAGGATGAGAATGACCAGTTTTTTGGGCTTATATCTCTTGGCACTCCACAAGATTCGGATGAAGAGAATCAGGCTGGACAGAGTCATTAATAGTAGCAACGAAAGCATCAGAGTCCCTGATAATTTACTCATCAGGTCACAGCCAGAAGGAGGCAGGACTTCCATCTGTACAACACAGTAGTAAACCTTTGGTGGATTTAGTAGAAGAGACATAATCCAAAGTATGCTGCACACTATCATAGGTCCCCTCTTCGGGTGATGGTTTCGGTACCATATTGGGAAGAGAATAGAAAGACAACGCTGACTGCTGATTGATGCCAACAGGCCCAGGCCAACTGTGAAAGTTACATGGAGACCCATGTTCGTTAATAAATTGACAATATTTTGGAAATTCGGACGATATAACAGGTAATTGATTACCCAAATTACTTCCAAGAAGAGGTAGGTAAAATCACTGGCGGCTAAACTGAGGACATAGAATGAGAAGGGAGTCCTtttaatgtggaaactgagaagCCAGAGAACAATTCCATTCCCTATTACTCCACAAATGCATGTGAACAGGGTAAGGCATCTCACAAACTCATCAAAAGCATCACGTGTGCCGTTATGGGGGGTGCTAGCCCCAGAAGTCTGCTCAGAATGATTTTGGAGCATGTCAGAATGAGTTGGGATCATGGTGCTCAGCTCAGTAATGAGGTTAGATGGCATCATGGACCTTATGCTGGTTGACTCCTGTCaatagaaatgagaaggaaatgcatTAGAGAATTCAGGGCTACGTAGTGCTAGTCCCTCAGCCTCATATCCCATCCAATTGAATGGTCATCCAACAATAACTCAATGACCTAAATATCTTTCCTATCAATTTCCCAGTGCTTCAAATTCCACATTTAGAATTTTAACTAGCTAGAATgttgtaccccaggactatgttccccagaattccttcagtattttccagaattcctttccttttcatccccaaattaCATGCTTACTGTATAGATAAAATTGTGTGTAAGctcatcttccctctctcttctctggctcTCCTCTTCTGCATATGTGGTCtggggaaatttctttcttttctgaggcTTTACTTCCccttacttcaagtgattattaataaactttataaaatataatacttggagtatttggatattcatttttaatctcacaCATCACGTAGATAACTTCCCAGGCTTTCCtagttccttctttcctttcccaggttCCTACCATCATTGTCAGCTATGGTGCCAAGGACGTCCAAGGCACATTGGCTCTGGTTGAATGGTCATCCAACAATAACTCAATGACCTAAATATCTTTCCTATCAATTTCCCAGTGCTTCAAATTCcacatttagaattttaaaaaatatattaggaaTGGGAGCCCTTATATTACCCCAGCAGGGAGTAACAGGGCAGTTCACAGGTCCAACTCCTATCAGTAAGGGAATGCTGACCTGCTCTGTTTCTGGCATTAGCCAATCCAACCGTCTTTGGGCAGCCTGGTGTAGCCTCCCCACCCTCATCTCTGGGGGTTTCTCCTATGAATGCTGGATTTAGTGTGAACTTCTGAAAAGTTTTAAACCTATTGCAGCTCAGAATTCCCGAGTTCTAGAAATCCACCTTTCTGCCTCTTTAGTAGCTAGAAGGTGTAGATGTAgattagatgtagatgtagaagTAGACTATAGGTGTAGATGACTATTCATGGTCACTAGCAGTCATGAGAGTTAGCATTTCAGCAACTAGGCcacacaatggataaagtgacaggtctggagtcaggaagattcatctttgagAGTTCAGATATGacatcagatacttattagctatgtgaccccgggcatgtcattaaaccctgtttgccctaattttctcatctgtaaaatgggctggaaaagtaaatggcaaaccaatacagtatctttgttaagaaaattccaaatgggctcatgaaaaGTTGGctataactgaaaaataactgaataatctCAAAAGGCTTGTTTCAATTAGTAGTAAatttgatttattaaaaaaaaccagaaataatcttttttaaaaatcttttcaaatagaaatacaaattcagGACCATAGGAGCTAAGGCAAAAATGCACTGCTTAATTTTAAGTCTGATATATAATTGAAGAGTTGAGAATTATTCAGTCAGTTTCCTTTCTATTGCCAAGCATTTGAAGAATTGATATGGAGAGGAATTAAGTTtgttcttctcttccccagaaTGTAGATTGAGAATTGCAGAAATTGCAGAGCAGTAAATTAGGCTTGATTAGAAGGGTAAgatagaaagcaaaaacaaaaacttgtagACATTATAATTATCTAAATAGAATGTTTTGCCTGGGGAGTAAATGGATCCTTTACATTATAACTCAGGTCCAATCTTTCCCTACTTAACAGCTGACAAATGCTCAAACTACCTCCAATTTCTGCAGGATTGCTTTTATTCTTCCTTGATATTTTTCTGGAATTCCATGTCCTCCTTCACCTATAATCTATACTTTTCATCTTTCATGCTTAAAGTTTCAATTTCCTATTCTAATTGGGATCCCACTCTCATTCCTGTGATTTCAAagataaaaactatttaaaaccATATAAAAAGGTCTCTACCCTTCCCTATGAAAAGCCAGAACTGAGCTTATTCATGACTTGACAATCAACTCAGGATTCACAACATGGGAAATAGGAAGTCATGGGAAAAGCTTCTTCTAATACTTTATTGACTCTCTCATCCTGACATGGTCAGAAGAATATATATCCCAAGTTTCCTACCCTTCTGATTTGGAAGCTTCAGATTTGGCTCCATTATGGAGTTGGAGGCTTCCAAGGACCCCTTCCTATGTTACCTCTTCTATCTTTCAATGCTTTCCTGGATATCTGAAGATAGCAATGGGGGTGAGGGGGGGTAGGTGGCAAGGCATAACCCTAAGACATCAGTGTTCTCTTTTGTTCTATAGCATTGAAATGGAATTTTATCCTAGCCATCCCATTTGAGATCATTTGCTTGCTATCTCCCCTATTCAATTGAATTCTTGAGAACTGGGAATACTTTCAG
This genomic interval carries:
- the LOC123252079 gene encoding mas-related G-protein coupled receptor member D-like, yielding MMPSNLITELSTMIPTHSDMLQNHSEQTSGASTPHNGTRDAFDEFVRCLTLFTCICGVIGNGIVLWLLSFHIKRTPFSFYVLSLAASDFTYLFLEVIWVINYLLYRPNFQNIVNLLTNMGLHVTFTVGLGLLASISSQRCLSILFPIWYRNHHPKRGPMIVCSILWIMSLLLNPPKVYYCVVQMEVLPPSGCDLMSKLSGTLMLSLLLLMTLSSLILFIRILWSAKRYKPKKLVILILLTVSVFLLCAVPHGINHSVFNWRALYNHTFHEISYFLSCVNSSANPLIYFFIGSLKHQRLKEPLRVVLQRALRDDSDLTEDRATSSRTDTTLDMPS